Proteins encoded within one genomic window of Humulus lupulus chromosome 1, drHumLupu1.1, whole genome shotgun sequence:
- the LOC133790106 gene encoding probable WRKY transcription factor 69 isoform X1, with protein MESAKAQKEVLIGEAQASKKRKVERKVVTVRIDTTNNNNVGKAKNEGPPSDFWSWRKYGQKPIKGSPYPRGYYRCSTSKGCSAKKQVERSKTDASVLIITYTCSHNHPGPNSDMIINSSNTTDQELNITRHDHDQQVITKQKEVSEGAVDSSHYIESPQKDIVIDFKEDPFLGEQLEPVRCLSPTLPKSKPSSLEEEEDHEDDKENDFFDELEELPTTTSFSSFMRSSSTFLLSNEITIPLVPS; from the exons ATGGAATCTGCAAAGGCTCAAAAAGAAGTACTCATAGGAGAAGCTCAGGCCTCCAAAAAAAG GAAGGTGGAGAGAAAAGTTGTAACAGTGAGAATAGAtacaacaaataataataatgttgGGAAAGCTAAAAACGAAGGACCCCCTTCAGATTTCTGGTCTTGGAGAAAATATGGTCAAAAGCCTATAAAGGGTTCTCCTTATCCAAG GGGTTATTATAGGTGTAGTACCTCAAAGGGTTGTTCAGCCAAAAAACAAGTGGAGAGATCTAAAACTGATGCTTCGGTTCTTATTATCACTTACACTTGTAGCCATAACCATCCTGGTCCTAATTCTGACATGATCATCAACTCATCAAATACAACCGATCAAGAGCTTAATATTACTCGTCATGATCATGATCAACAAGTTATAACTAAACAAAAAGAAGTAAGTGAAGGGGCAGTGGATTCTTCCCACTATATAGAGTCACCCCAAAAAGACATAGTGATAGACTTTAAAGAAGACCCTTTTCTTGGGGAGCAACTAGAACCGGTCAGGTGCCTCTCACCAACACTACCCAAATCAAAACCATCatcattagaagaagaagaagatcatgAAGATGATAAAGAAAATGATTTCTTTGATGAGCTTGAAGAATTGCCCACCACTACATCTTTTTCAAGCTTCATGAGAAGTAGTAGTACTTTCCTTCTTTCCAATGAGATAACGATTCCTCTTGTCCCTTCTTGA
- the LOC133790106 gene encoding probable WRKY transcription factor 69 isoform X2: MHGICKGSKRSTHRRSSGLQKKVERKVVTVRIDTTNNNNVGKAKNEGPPSDFWSWRKYGQKPIKGSPYPRGYYRCSTSKGCSAKKQVERSKTDASVLIITYTCSHNHPGPNSDMIINSSNTTDQELNITRHDHDQQVITKQKEVSEGAVDSSHYIESPQKDIVIDFKEDPFLGEQLEPVRCLSPTLPKSKPSSLEEEEDHEDDKENDFFDELEELPTTTSFSSFMRSSSTFLLSNEITIPLVPS, from the exons ATGCATGGAATCTGCAAAGGCTCAAAAAGAAGTACTCATAGGAGAAGCTCAGGCCTCCAAAAAAAG GTGGAGAGAAAAGTTGTAACAGTGAGAATAGAtacaacaaataataataatgttgGGAAAGCTAAAAACGAAGGACCCCCTTCAGATTTCTGGTCTTGGAGAAAATATGGTCAAAAGCCTATAAAGGGTTCTCCTTATCCAAG GGGTTATTATAGGTGTAGTACCTCAAAGGGTTGTTCAGCCAAAAAACAAGTGGAGAGATCTAAAACTGATGCTTCGGTTCTTATTATCACTTACACTTGTAGCCATAACCATCCTGGTCCTAATTCTGACATGATCATCAACTCATCAAATACAACCGATCAAGAGCTTAATATTACTCGTCATGATCATGATCAACAAGTTATAACTAAACAAAAAGAAGTAAGTGAAGGGGCAGTGGATTCTTCCCACTATATAGAGTCACCCCAAAAAGACATAGTGATAGACTTTAAAGAAGACCCTTTTCTTGGGGAGCAACTAGAACCGGTCAGGTGCCTCTCACCAACACTACCCAAATCAAAACCATCatcattagaagaagaagaagatcatgAAGATGATAAAGAAAATGATTTCTTTGATGAGCTTGAAGAATTGCCCACCACTACATCTTTTTCAAGCTTCATGAGAAGTAGTAGTACTTTCCTTCTTTCCAATGAGATAACGATTCCTCTTGTCCCTTCTTGA